A DNA window from Ostrea edulis chromosome 5, xbOstEdul1.1, whole genome shotgun sequence contains the following coding sequences:
- the LOC125651885 gene encoding uncharacterized protein LOC125651885, translating into MHEIEEEFLDFLKYWKLQNNRMNKKDKLKCINSAGKQCKLAKKFETSASFGSQSQIVYVMKEALLDDDPFIRYSAARTLGDAINQFEDTDFVPLFSDMISSMFNIQYEYRVSLLDFLGHQLTQTVVEKNWLQLVTVMGKQWMRLCEVCLMDSLIVPGREDSSFLTKKTSDKVVMHCQFLQLWKRIIKRCANSKQENLIEFLKPVLNLISKIKPKILENKMTFRAVLKLIYTVVRNIGVISEFGTELKDLSVQLGKAFVGCFSPEWFEEFSCDFKDGFGGELTVNSNNQQGYSILRTVANICIKLVSVIPKLGLDPTNDNLSSVFETLTSLDTWMGRTIALSSFLWVPRVYSEQDDGWINILMTLLEIYMEGKARSQNQKDFGSTQDALNKIQPHQQFLLFLDNTGFDDTLIVDLLVSPETCFLSYFTQYLRVVFSEWTEFVNTHSEYRSATSLKVRNESKESLNIEKELNSDEEKTSASVNEIHSDLESNMSHGLSLLQQYDDDEDEEDDEQEEEEELLEDSTKKSDCDKDYQNKDSELIKDKINHSKSCDLPLDNVSMCLDQTMAVLIRVRLKMEKYKDSSIIQYNPTVLIHLIEKVEELYEQ; encoded by the exons ATGCATGAAATTGAAGAAGAATTTTTGGATTTCCTTAAGTACTGGAAATTGCAAAACAATCGGatgaataaaaaagataaattgAAATGCATTAACAGTGCTGGTAAACAATGCAAACTCGCAAAGAAGTTTGAAACGTCAGCCAGTTTTGGAAGTCAGAGTCAGATTGTGTATGTTATG aAAGAGGCACTCTTAGACGATGACCCTTTCATACGTTATTCAGCTGCCAGGACTTTGGGAGATGCCATAAATCAGTTTGAAGATACAGATTTTGTTCCATTGTTCAGCGACATGATCTCATCGATGTTCAATATTCAGTATGAATATAGAGTGAGCCTCCTTGATTTTTTGGGACACCAGTTAACTCAGACAGTGGTTGAAAAGAACTGGCTGCAGCTTGTGACAGTGATGGGAAAGCAATGGATGCGGTTATGTGAAGTATGTCTCATGGACTCTCTTATAGTCCCTGGACGTGAAGATTCTTCTTTTCTTACCAAGAAGACATCGGACAAGGTTGTCATGCACTGTCAATTTCTTCAGCTTTGGAAAAGAATCATTAAAAGATGTGCCAACAGCAAACAAGAAAATCTTATTGAATTCTTGAAACCGGTTTTGAACTTGATATCTAAGATAAAACCCAAGATTCTTGAAAATAAGATGACATTTAGAGCtgtgttgaaattaatttataCTGTGGTAAGAAACATAGGTGTTATTTCAGAATTTGGGACTGAATTGAAGGATCTAAGTGTTCAACTTGGAAAAGCCTTTGTGGGCTGCTTCTCTCCAGAATGGTTTGAAGAATTTTCATGTGACTTTAAAGATGGATTTGGAGGAGAGTTAACAGTAAATTCAAACAATCAACAGGGCTATTCAATCCTCAGAACAGTGGCAAATATCTGCATCAAACTTGTCTCAGTTATACCAAAGCTAG GTTTGGATCCAACCAATGATAATTTGTCATCAGTTTTTGAAACATTAACGTCACTGGATACTTGGATGGGTAGAACTATTGCTCTGAGTTCCTTTTTGTGGGTTCCTCGTGTTTACTCCGAGCAAGATGATGGATGGATCAATATTTTGATGACTCTTTTGGAGATATACATGGAAGGAAAAGCCAG GTCACAAAATCAGAAAGATTTTGGTTCTACTCAGGACGCATTGAATAAAATACAACCTCACCAGCAATTCTTACTGTTTTTGGACAACACAGGATTCGATGACACCCTGATTGTGGATCTCCTGGTCTCCCCAGAGACATGTTTTCTGTCTTATTTTACTCAATACCTCAGGGTAGTCTTCTCTGAATGGACAGAATTTGttaacacacattctgaatacaGGTCAGCCACTTCATTGAAGGTTAGAAATGAATCAAAGGAAAGCTTAAACATAGAAAAGGAATTAAACTCCGATGAAGAAAAGACATCCGCATCTGTGAATGAAATACATTCTGATTTGGAATCCAATATGTCCCATGGGTTGTCATTGTTACAACAgtatgatgatgatgaagatgaGGAGGACGATGAGCAGGAAGAAGAGGAGGAGTTATTAGAAGATAGCACAAAAAAATCAGATTGTGACAAggattatcaaaataaagattcagAACTTATAAAAGACAAAATTAATCATTCAAAAAGTTGTGATTTGCCACTAGATaatgtcagcatgtgtttggaTCAAACAATGGCTGTATTGATCAGGGTTAGATTGAAGATGGAGAAATACAAAGACTCTAGTATCATTCAATACAATCCTACAgttttgattcatttgatagagaAAGTAGAAGAACTGTATGAACAgtaa
- the LOC125651886 gene encoding GPN-loop GTPase 2-like, with protein sequence MFGQVVIGPPGSGKTTYCHGMSEFLTAFGREVSVINLDPANDHLPYKCDVDISTLITLSDVMDATKLGPNGGLIYCMEYLEKNIDWLQNELAKLKNKYLLFDFPGQVELYTHHKCVRNILAQLQRWDYRLVSVHLVDSHYCSDSAKFISVLLTSLSTMLQLELPHVNVLSKCDLIEQFGKLSFNLDFYTDVLDLGYILDEIESDKSLQKYKKLNSALVDLVQDYSLVSFVPLNVEDKESMLRVMKQVDKANGYVFGDLEERDVQSMMSCAVQAEFEYEKIKDVREKYMDTETGDIDIDT encoded by the exons ATGTTTGGACAAGTGGTTATTGGGCCCCCAGGATCTGGGAAAACCACTTATTGTCATGGTATGTCGGAATTCTTGACCGCTTTTGGAAGAGAGGTGTCTGTTATCAACCTCGATCCCGCCAACGACCATCTACCCTACAAATGTGATGTTGATATATCAACATTAATAACTCTCTCTGATGTAATGGATGCCACAAAACTTGGACCAAATGGTGGTCTTATCTACTGCATGGAATACTTAGAGAAAAACATTGACTGGCTTCAGAATGAGTTAGCAAAGCTAAAGAACAAGTACTTGCTGTTTGATTTTCCAGGACAAGTTGAACTCTATACACATCACAAATGTGTTCGCAACATTCTGGCTCAGTTGCAAAGGTGGGACTATCGCCTTGTGTCCGTGCATCTTGTTGACTCGCATTATTGTAGTGATTCAGCGAAGTTCATCTCCGTTTTGTTGACGTCATTGTCTACAATGTTACAGTTAGAACTTCCACACGTTAATGTGCTGTCAAAGTGTGACTTAATAGAGCAGTTtgggaagctttcatttaatcTAGATTTTTATACAGATGTTTTGGATCTTGGATACATATTGGATGAAATTGAA TCTGACAAATCACTGCAGAAGTATAAGAAGTTGAATTCAGCCCTGGTAGACCTGGTTCAAGATTACAGTCTCGTTTCATTTGTTCCACTCAATGTAGAG GACAAAGAATCAATGTTGAGAGTTATGAAGCAGGTGGACAAAGCAAATGGTTACGTGTTTGGAGATTTGGAGGAAAGAGACGTTCAATCCATGATGTCATGTGCAGTTCAAGCCGAGTTCGAATACGAGAAAATCAAAGATGTTCGAGAAAAATACATGGACACTGAAACAGGAGACATTGATATTGACACTTAA